Below is a genomic region from Rhodococcus sp. WMMA185.
GCGCCGTCGAACGGGACGAGATCGGCGGCTCTCCGCGTCATTTGTCCGACATCGTGCTCGGTGTCGTCCGGGACGGGCGACTGGTGCGTGTCGGCTCGGCAGAAGTCGACTCCGTTGAGGAGAACGACCGCCTGCTGTATATCCGAAGGGTCGCTAACTGACCGGCAGTAGTGTCGATCAGGTGGTCGCATTCCGGTTGAACGAGATCCCACTCCTGTCGCGCTCTGCCCTGGGCCGGGCCGAGGAATTGCGTTCAGACACCGAGGCCTTGCGCGCGGGATGGGCGGAATCGCTTCTCCTGCGGGTCAATCGCCGGGGGCAGGTTCGGGTACGTGATGACAGCCTGGTGTTTTCGGACGCCACCGAACTCGGCCTGGAACCCGAGCCGGGAGCGGTCTTCCTCGGGGTCCGCGAGGACCGGCATGTGTGGACGGTACGGGTACCCGCCCTTACCGGAGAACTGGCGGATCTCCGGGCTCTGGGTGGAGTTCTCGATGATGCTGATGCGGGTCTTCTCACCAGCGCGCTCGCGATGCTGAACTGGCACGACAGTGCGGGCTTCAGCGCACTCGACGGCGCGGTTTCGGTGCCGACGATGTCGGGATGGTCGCGAATCTCGACGAGTACCGGACACGAGGAGTTTCCCCGCACCGATCCGGCGATCATCTGCCTCGTCCACGACGACGGCGACCGTGTCCTTTTGGCTCGGCAACCCACCTGGCCCCCGAGGCGATACTCGCTCCTGGCTGGATTCGTCGAAGCCGGCGAGTCCCTCGAGGCGTGCGTGGCCCGAGAGATCAAGGAAGAAG
It encodes:
- the nudC gene encoding NAD(+) diphosphatase — its product is MVAFRLNEIPLLSRSALGRAEELRSDTEALRAGWAESLLLRVNRRGQVRVRDDSLVFSDATELGLEPEPGAVFLGVREDRHVWTVRVPALTGELADLRALGGVLDDADAGLLTSALAMLNWHDSAGFSALDGAVSVPTMSGWSRISTSTGHEEFPRTDPAIICLVHDDGDRVLLARQPTWPPRRYSLLAGFVEAGESLEACVAREIKEEVGLDVRDVRYLGSQPWPFPRSVMIGFAAVGDPDVSFTFSDGEIAEARWFSRDEVRSALELGDWASDGDAPLLLPGSISIARGIIESWVQSAATS